Below is a window of Armigeres subalbatus isolate Guangzhou_Male unplaced genomic scaffold, GZ_Asu_2 Contig716, whole genome shotgun sequence DNA.
GCACCAGATTCCACCAAAACTGCAATTCCGGGAAAGGTTGCGAAGGGAGGTGATGTCTATTTGCAATGGGCCAACGGGGAACAAAGAAAGTTATCTGGAAGAGAAAAGATCAACAATTAATTATTTCAAGTTTTTCAGTAATCAATTCCGGTCCAAATTTATTGCGACGATTTATCTGAGCTCAACCTTCTCCAGCACGGTTCTTGGGCTAGTGCAGGAATTAGTGTGTTAGTTGATATGGATCATGAGTAATTCCTTTCGATTTAACTGTTCTGGATTACCTATGTATAGAAGTGAATTTTGTAACTTCAAATGATAGTAGAACGACCATTTCTCGAAAGAAGATTTAAATCCTTTTCTTTTGTTGCCCTGATAAAAATCTGATAATTTTTGTTTAACACCAATAGGCATCGAGTAAAACAGCGTTTTTGTTTTGAAAGATCATAATCAGAAAATCCATTTTCCGGCACTTTTtcttgtcccgggattcgggatagAAAATATCCCATATTTCCGGTCTTCAGGATATTCCCatataatattaaaattaatcctgatttaaaattaaaatttaatattgaAACTACATCAGCAAATCGTGGGTTTGGCTTATGGTTTGTATATTCTTAtctgtttgaaaaatattttcaacagcAATTTATTTCTGAGAACAAAATTCACATTCGAAGTCCATTTTTGCACCATGGTTAAAATATGTTTAAGCCTTAATTGACAAGACATGATGTAGTAACGCAACCTTCCTACAATGCACAAAAAACTCACTAAGGGTGATcgcgggtcatattgacccgggTTTGACTTAGCAATATATCCGACATTTCTCAGCCAAATTTAATGTTTATACATCCAAAGCCCATACACCTGAAGCGAATACCATAGGGGTCTCCTATTACccttgcgtgcaaaggcgtaaggttgccaatccggaaacggcgagttcgattctcggtccggtctaggatgttttcggagtgagaaacattctcgactcactgggcatagtgtatccattgtacttgccacacaagatacatgttaatgcaatggcgggcatcgaaagctttcaattaataactcagGAAATGCTGATAGAATTCTAAGTTGAAAATCAGGCCATGTTAAAGTTGGAATtaagagccattgaagaagaagacaccCAAAGCAATCGCCAACTTATAAATATTCCGAAACTGACCTAAGATTGCTGATCGACCACACCTAAAATCTGTAATCACtagtacacggaagaaataaactacccaatagtgagtttaattcacccaacctcgaacatccgtacgggaagccaaaattgagtaagaagggtcgaagtagtttgtctttactcccatgttaaaaagtacccaacgaaaatttatttacccaaatgtaagtttaattcactcaatttcgacctcaggtaataaaactcaaaattggcttcccgtattgaactggtgtagttggattgtttggctcttttgtttttgacaacagaagagtggatgaaagagaagagaaaaaataattcaaaagtaagtttaaaaatactcaattttgggtactttttttcttccgtgtagaatGATTTACAGTTGGCCgcggaaatttcaaaatagtaCTGCTCAACATCGCTGCTGAAAAATCAGACCACGACCCTGAAAGATTTTGGCTTTACCTATCCGGTATCGTACCTGATGTTCCGGAGGAGAAAGTTGTTGAATTACTGCAGTCGAAGCTAGGGACTACGGACTTACGCGTTGTGAAATTGGTTGCTCGAGGTAAAGACGTTAGCTCCTTAAGTTTCGTGTCGTACAAAATCGGGATGCTTTCCGATTTTAAATCGATTGCTCTTGCTGCTGATACATGGCCCCGTGGAATTAGGTTTCGAGAATTTGAAGACCTAGGTGCCAAGAGACAGGTTTTTTGGAGGCCAACGACGCTGTCAACAACAGCGATTCTGGACAAGACCCCGAAAACTGTTCACCAGCATTAATTTCTGCTTCCAATGGACAAAACATATCGCCGACTCCTACTCATCTCAGTCACTGTATCTCTAATTTGACTGGAGCGCAATCATCGACCACTTCGCCAATACTGCTGCCAATATCAACGTCGCCGATACCGGGTGCAGGATCCGTAACACTAACAGTTTATTATCAAAACGTTGGTGGAATGCGCACGAAAACCAACGAATTCTTCCTTGCCGCTGCATCCAGCGATTATGACATTATAGTTATTACTGAAACTTGGCTCAGAAGTGATGTGCAAAACACCGAACTTGCTGATAATTACAACATCTATCGATGCGATCGCAGTAGTTCGACTAGTAGTCTCCAACGTGGTGGAGGAACTCTTATTGCAGTTAAATGCACTTTGACAAATTTGTCGGTTCATCTATCGGAGAGTGAAACACTTGAACAGGTTGTTGTGAAGGTTAAGCTGGCCCATAAATCCGTTTACATCTGTGGCATTTACTTGAGGCCGAACAGTGATCCCGATAAATTTGTTGCGCATTCCGACTGTGTAAATCAAATCGTCAACATAGCCACCCCCTGTGACACCGTAATCGTAGTTGGGGATTACAACCTTTCTCGGCTCGAATGGTTATATGATGACGAAGTGGAAGGATACTTGCCAACTAACGCTTCTTCAGAGCAGGAGTTAACTCTAACTGAAACTCTGATAGCTAGTGGTTTGAAGCAAATCTGCAATGTATCAAATTCAAACGGACGACTTCTTGACTTGGCATTTGTAAGCGACTGTCACGAAGCTGAGCTTATTGGAGcaccatattcaattttaagcCCTGACCGCCACCACAACCCGTTCGTTCTACGTCTGGACTTTCGTAACCCAGTTCATCATCTCCAATGTGCAGTGGAAGGAATGGACTTCGATTTTGACTTCTCTCGCTGTGACTACGAGGCTGTGAAGAACGAACTTAATTCACTTGATTGGTTCCAGATACTCAGTGGAGAAGATATTAACACCTCGATTACATCATTCTACAACGCGGTCTTCGACACGATAAGCAGGCATGTTCCTCTTCGTAGATCTTTACCTCGGAAGACGTACAAGCAACTCTGGTGGAACGCTGAACTACAGCATCGACGTAACATACTTCGTAAAACGCGTCGCAGGTTTTTCCGTAACCGGACTGCGACAAACAGAGCCCTTCTGCAAACCGTTGAATCGGAGTACGAAAATTTCGTGTCGTCTACCTTTCGTGAGTATGTTCACCGTGTACAAAATGAAGCTAAATCAAACCCGTCAGCTTTCTGGCGTTTCGTCAAAACCAGGAAAAATCGCATGCGATGTTGTCCACTGTGAGTTTTGCTGATGTTACATCAAATGATATCGTTGAATCTGCTGAGCTTTTCGCAAGTTTTTTCAAATCGGTGTACAATACGAATCCTCCTCCAGATTCGGCAGACCTTCTTAACTCTCTTCCATCATACAACATGAACTTCCCGCGCCCCACATTCTCCGTagctgaaatttcaaaaacattagAAGCTGTCGACCCATCGaaaggtccaggtccagatagACTACCTCCTGTTTTCATTCAACGATGTGCTGACGTATTAGGATTGCCGGTTTGCATTTTGTTCAACATGTCGCTTGCGCTAGGAGTCTTCCCAGATGAGTGGAAAATATCAGCAGTTACTCCAATTCATAAGGCGGGTAGCTCCCATAATGTTGAGAACTATCGTCCAATCTCGATTCTTAGTTGTCCGGTCTAAAACATTCGAACTGCTGACTCATGAACGTATGTATGTGGCTGCTAAACCTGTTATCTCTGAGTACCAACATGGCTTTGCACGAAATCGCTCAACTTTAACAAACCTTAGGACCGACACTAGCATGCTGAATCTAACCTGGATAAGAAAGGTCAAGTTGACAGGATTTACAGCGACTTTTCGAAGGCTTTCGATAAAGTTCCTCATggattaactttaaaaaaattagaaCGTTTGGGATTTCCTGACTGGATTGTCACTTGGCTGCGTTCTTACCTGATTGGTAGGTCATCCTTCGTTAAATTAGGCTCTGCCTCATCTAATACATATCCTACGCCATCCAGAGTGCCACAAGGCAGTCACCTAGGGCCGCTGATTTTGATCATCTTCGTGAACGACTTATGCTGTAAACTTTGATCTCATCGGCTCATGTCGCGACggtttgaaaatatttcgaattatTCGTTCATTGACCG
It encodes the following:
- the LOC134204573 gene encoding uncharacterized protein LOC134204573, encoding MRTKTNEFFLAAASSDYDIIVITETWLRSDVQNTELADNYNIYRCDRSSSTSSLQRGGGTLIAVKCTLTNLSVHLSESETLEQVVVKVKLAHKSVYICGIYLRPNSDPDKFVAHSDCVNQIVNIATPCDTVIVVGDYNLSRLEWLYDDEVEGYLPTNASSEQELTLTETLIASGLKQICNVSNSNGRLLDLAFVSDCHEAELIGAPYSILSPDRHHNPFVLRLDFRNPVHHLQCAVEGMDFDFDFSRCDYEAVKNELNSLDWFQILSGEDINTSITSFYNAVFDTISRHVPLRRSLPRKTYKQLWWNAELQHRRNILRKTRRRFFRNRTATNRALLQTVESEYENFVSSTFREYVHRVQNEAKSNPSAFWRFVKTRKNRMRCCPL